A segment of the Sphingomonas kaistensis genome:
AAATCCTCGCCATCTGCATCGCCGGCGCGGCCGGCATCAGGATCGGCCTGTCGCTGGCCTTTCCCGGCGCGCTGACCCGGATGGAAGCGATGCTGGTGGCCGGGCGTCTTGCGGCCACCGCCATGCTCGGCACAGTGGTCATGCTCGCGGTCGCCGGACTGCTCGAGGGCATCGGCCGCCAGACCATCACCGACGACGGCCTGCGCATGCTGATCGGAAGCGCGGCGCTGGCCGGGTGGCTGGTCTATTTCTTCCTTCCCTCACGCTTCCGCCTTGGGCGTCGCTGATGGCAAAGGCGAAAAAGGCCGCGAACATGCGGCGGCCGTTCATCACGCCGGAAGGCGTCGACCTGCAGCTTGAACTGGCGACCGCCGGGGCGAGGGCCACCGCCTTCGTCATCGATGCGGTGCTGCTGATCGTCATCCTCATCACCGCGAGCCTGCTCCTGCTGTTCCTGAGCAAGGGCGCCGAGGTCCAGGGCGTCGCGATCATCTGGCTGATCGGCTTTTTCCTCCTGCGTAATTTCTGGTTCAGCCTGTTCGAGATGGGCCGGCGCGGGGCCACCCCCGGCAAATGGCTGATCGGCCTGCGCGTCGTCGCTCGCGACGGCAGCCGGCTGACCGGCGCCGCCGTCGTCTCCCGCAACGCCATGCGCGAGATCGAGATCTTCCTGCCCTTATCGTTCCTGGTCGCGCAGGGCGTGCAGGGGATGGCCGACACCTTTCTCACCATCTTCGCGCTGACCTGGAGCGGCATTTTCCTGTTCTTCCCCTTGTTCAACCGTGACCGCCTGCGGGTCGGCGACGTGGTCGCCGGCACCTGGGTGGTCGAGGAACGGCGGACGGCGCTGAGCTACGACCTGGTCGGCCAGTCCCGGCAGGTCCGCCGCCAGTTTCCGGAAGAAGCGCTGGCCGCCTACGGAATCTACGAACTGCAGCGTCTCGAGCATGTCCTGCGCGCCGAGCAGCCGATTGCCATCGCCACCGTCGCCGGCACCATCCGCCAGAAGTTCGGCATTCCAAGCGACGGCGATGATTACGGCTTTCTCACCGACTTTTATGCCGAGCTTTGCGCCCGGCTGGAGCGCGGGCTGCTGTTCGGGCAGCGCCGCGCATCGAAGAACGAAACCGCCGCCTGATCCGTCGCACGGGGCACGATATCGCCAAGCTTGTCGCGCCATCTGCCTGTGATACGGGCGATCATCGTCTCAGGAGTATTTCCCTTGCGCCGTTCGAACCTTTTCCTCGCCTCCAGCTTCGTTCTGCTTTCCACGATGGCGTCGGCCGAGGAAGGGATGTGGACCTTCGACAATTTCCCCATTGCCGCGGCCAACCGCGACCTTGGCGTGTCGATCGACCAGAAGTGGCTCGACAAGGTCCGCCTCGCCTCGGTCCGGTTGGGCGGGGCGTCGGGCGGGCTGGTGTCGTCCGAGGGCCTGATCCTGACCAACGAGCATGTCGCCTCGCGCTGCGTCGAGGATCTATCGATGCCCGAGCGCAATTACGTGCAGACCGGTTTCACGCCGGCCTCGCGCGCGGAGGAGCGCAAGTGCCCCGGCATGGTGGCCGAGGTCCTGACCAACATCGGCGACGTCACCCAGCGGATGCAGGCGGCCGGTGGGGGCCTGAGCGGTGACGCGTTCACCAAGGCGCGCGATGCCGAGGCCGGGCGGATCGAGGCCGAGGCCTGCGGGTCCGACAAGACGCGGCGCTGCCAGGTGGTGACGCTTTATCGCGGCGGGCAATTCAAGCTCTACACCTATCGCCGCTATGCCGACGTCCGGCTCGCCTTCGCGCCTGAGCATCGCGCCTCGGCGTTCGGCGGCGACCTCGACAATTTCAGCTTCCCGCGTTTCGCCGTCGATGCCGCCTTTGTCCGCATCTACGAGAACGACCGTCCGGTGAAGACGCCGGGCTTCCTGCGCTGGAACCCGGCTCCGCCGCAGGAGAACCAGCCGGTGTTCCTGTCGGGCAGCCCGGGCGCGACCCAGCGGCTGCTGACGCAGGCGCAGCTTGGCACGGTGCAGGACGTGACCCTGCCGCTCGAGCAGCTGATCAACAGCGAGCTTCGCGGCCGGCTGCTGCGTTTTTCCCACGAGAATGAGCGCAACGCCTTTATCGCGGGGCAGGCGATCTCGGGGGTCGAGAACACCTACAAGCGCGGGTTCGGTCGGCAGCAATCGCTGATCGATGCGCGCTTCATGGCCCGCCGCGCCGAGGCCGAGGCCGCGTTCCGCGCCAAGGTCCAGGCCGACCCTGCGCTGCGTCAGTCGATCGGCGATCCGTGGACCGACCTTGCCAATCTCCAGCCGGAAATGGTCCGCCTCTACCCCGGCTATTACATGCTCGAGACGCGCGCCGGCGGCGGCTCGCAGCTGTTCAGCTGGGCCAAGGACATCGTCCGGGGGGCGCAGGAGCGGCCCAAGGCCAATGCCGAGCGCCTCCCCGAATATGGCGACGCGCGGCTGGCACAGGTCGAGAACGGCCTGCTCGCGACGCGGCCGACCTATCCGGCGCTGGACGAGGTGCAGCTCGCCTGGTGGCTGTCCAAGGCGCGCGAGATCCTGACGGTGGACGATCCCCGCATCGCGCCGCTGCTGGGCAAGGAATCGCCCGAGGCGCTCGCCGCGCGATTGGCGCGCGGCACCAGGCTCGGCGATCCGGCCGTCCGCAAGGCACTGTGGGAGGGCGGCCTTCCCGCGGTTCAGGCGAGCGACGATCCGCTGATCCAGTTCTTGGCTCGAATCCAGGACGTCACTCGCGCCACTCGCACCGAATATGAGGGCAAGGTCCAGGCCCCGACCGACCGCGCCAGCGAGGCGCTCGCCAAGGCGCGCTTCGCGGTGTTCGGAACCAGCCTCTATCCCGACGCCACCGGCACCCTTCGCCTGACTTATGGCCGCCTCAAGGGCTGGACATATCAGGGCCGGACCGTGCCTTATGCGACAACCTTCGGCGGGCTGTGGCAGCGCGCGACCGGGGCCGAGCCGTTCGACGTCGCGCCGCGCCTGCTGGCGGCGAAGGACCGCATTCCGGGCGCCACCATTCTCGACGTCGCGGCTTCGACCGACACCATCGGCGGCTCGTCGGGCTCGCCCGCGATCAACGCCCGGGGCGAGATCATCGGGGCGAATTTCGATTCCACCGTGCTGACCCAGCGCAACGCCTACGGCTACGATCCGGAGATCAACCGCAGCGTGCTGGTGACGACCTCGGCGGTGACCGCTGCGCTTCGCCACGCCTACGGTCAGGGCCACCTGCTGCGCGAGCTCGGCGTCCGCTAGGGCGGCGGCTGGCGCGGCGTCGCTGCGACGCGTAGCGTAAGCCGCTATGCATCCGGTCGAGACGCTCGAAACCGTCCTTCTCCTGCTCGCCGCCGCCGTCGCGCTGCACCTGCTTGCGGCGAAGATGCGGCTGCCCCCGTCGGCTGCGCTTCTGCTTGGCGGCGGGGCGCTGGCGTTCGTGCCTGGCCTTCCGGCCATCTCGCTCGACCCCGAGCTGATCCTCGTCCTGTTCCTGCCGCCGCTGCTGTTCGACGGCGCTTACTACACCGCCTTCGGCCGCTTCCGTCGGCACTTGCCGGGTATCCTCTCGCTGGCGGTCGGGACCGTGCTGTTCACCGCAGTCGTCGTGGCCGCCGTAGCCCATTGGCTGGTCCCGACGCTCCCGCTTGCCGCGTGCCTGGCACTTGGCGCGATCGTCTCGCCGCCCGACGCGGTTGCCGCCCGCGCCGTCCTCAATCGCGTCACGCTACCGCGGCGTCTGCAAGCGCTGCTGGAAGGCGAAAGCCTGCTCAACGACGCGACCGGCCTGGTGCTGTTCCGCTTCGCCGTCGCCGCGACCCTGGTCGGCTCGTTCGACACTGGCGAAGCGGTCGGCAATTTCTTCATCCTCGCGCTTGGCGGCGTGGCGGTGGGGGGCGCGGTCGCCGCCGGCTGGATGCTGGTCCTCCGCCGGCTGACCGACGACACGCTGGTGGTCGCGACCTCGACCCTGCTGTGCTGGGCCGCCTATCTGATCGGCGAGACGCTGCATGTGTCGGGGGTCATCGCCACCGTCACCGCCGGGATCATCTTCGGCTGGTTCCAGCACAGCCTGCTGCCGGCCCGGGTGCGGCTGCAGGGAAGCGCCTTCTGGCGGACCCTGGTGTTCACGCTGGAAGCGCTGATCTTCATCCTGATGGGCTTTTCGCTGCGCGGCGTGGTGGAGCGTATCGGCGGCTTCGGCGAGGTACTCGGAACGCTTGCGCTCCCGGCGCTGGTGATCACCGTGACGGTCATCCTCACCCGCTTTCTCTGGATCGCCGGCTCGGAGGCCCTGCTGTCAGGGCTCCGCGCGTCGGGCCTGCGCTCGGCGCGGCCGCTCGGATGGCGGCAGGCCGGCGTGCTCAGCTGGGCGGGAATGCGCGGCGTGGTCACCCTTGCCGTGGCGCTGAGCTTGCCCGCCAGCTTCCCCGAGCGCGACCTGATGCTGGTGACCGCCTTTGCGGTGATCCTGGTGACGGTGGTCCTTCAAGGAAGTACGCTTGGCGGCGTGATCCGCTTGCTCCGGCCCGCCGATGTCGACCCGCCCGCGCCCGTCGCTCTTCCGTCAGCCGAAGCCGCCGTGGCGCAAGCCAAATTCCAGGCCGCCGAACGGGTCGCCTATGACGGGGAGGGGCAGTTGCTTCACCCTCAATTGCTCGAAACCTATCGTAGCCGGGCGGTCGGCACCCAGCGCTATGCCGCTGACGCCGATAATTTCATGGAAAGGATCAGGCCGCACTTCGACTTGATGCTGGGCGTGATCGCATCCGGCCGGGCCGAACTGCTCCGCCTCCACCGCCGCGGCGAGATTGAGGACGAGGTGCTGCACGACCTCGAGCGTGACCTCGATCTGGAGGAAGTCGGAATCCTCTACCAGCGCGGCGACGACGCCTAGGAGCAGCGCTCGGCGGCTTCGCCGTCATGTCCGAACGTAAGGAGATTGGAGGCCCGACCGGGAATCGAACCCGGGTGCGAGGATTTGCAGTCCTCTACGTCACCACTCCGCCATCGGGCCCCGATGCGGCGCGTCCCCTAAGCAGGGGCACCGCGGGCCTGTCAATCTCTGGACAACGATACGACCGCCGGAACCGGTGACTTTGGCGTGTCGCCCTTGACCACCTGGATCCGGAACGCCTTGGGCCCAAGCAGGTAGCGCGCCGCCGCTTCCTTCAGGGCGGCCGGAGTGACCGCTTCGAGGTCGGAGCGCTGGGTGCGGATGCTTTCGGCCGTAAACGGGTTTTCAAGATCCTCGAGCGCGCCCATCCAGTAGCCATTGCCATCGCGCGACCGCTCGATGGCCGCCAGCATCGGCCGCCGCGCCCGGGCGAGTTCGTCGTCGTCGATCGGCTTGGTCGCCAGGTCGTCGGCGATCCGCTGGGCGGCGGCGAAAAATCCGGAAAGGCTGGCCGGCGGAGCCTCGACCTGCGCCGCCAGATAACCGTAGCGCCCCCAGGTCGACGATGCGCCATGCGCCGCCGTAGGGGCATAGCTGACGCCTTCCTTTTCACGCAGTTCGTCGGTCAGCCGAAGCTGAAACACCGCGCCCAGCAGGGTCAGGGTACGCGCCAGCTGGCGGGTTTCGGGCGAATAGCCGGTGGTCGGCCAGGCGATCATCCCCACCGCCTGGTCCTCGCGGCCCTTGTGATTGAGGGTCACGATCCCGCCGGGAGGAGGAGCCGGGAACGCCATCGGCCCGGGCGCGGGGTTGCTGTCTGCGCGCGCGGGCAGGGCGCCAAAGGTCGCCGCGGTCTGGGCGATCGCCTGGTCGACCGTGATGTCGCCTGCCATGATGATCTCGATCCGGCCGGACCGAAGCGCGGGATCGACCAGGGTCTTCGCATCGCCGATGGTGCTGGTCCGCATCGCGATCCGGCTCGGCACTGCCCAGCGCCGGTCGCCCGAGCGCAGCAGGAAGCCGAGGTCACGGCTTAGCACTCCGCCCGGCGAACTTTCGAAGCGGTCGTGGATCGAGGCCGACTGTGCCTTGATCCGCTCCCAGCCGAGCGGCCGCCAGCCGGGTTCAGCCACATAGGCGGCAAGCAGCTGCATCTGGGTCGGAAGGTCGGCCGGACGGGTCGCACCGGCAAGGACGAAGCGGTCGTCGTCGACCGCGAAGCTTGCCCCCACCAGCTTTCCGGTCAGCGCGCGATTGACCCCGTCGGCATCGAGCTTGCCCGTGCCGCCGAATGTGAAGGCGTTGCCAAGCGCCCATTCGGGGCTCGTCCGATCCGTCGGCATGGCGAGCCGCCCGTCGCCGAAGCGCACGCTGACCAGCACCTGCTCCTTGCGCGCCGCGCTTGGCCGCACCGTCAGCCGGACGCCATTGTCGAAGCGGACGTGGGTCGCCCCGACCTCGGCAAAGTTGCGTTGCTCGACGATCTTCCCGGCGGTCCCGAAGCTCGAATAAGGCCAGTCGATCCGCGCCTGCGCCAGCGGCGGGGTGACCGCCACCTTGCGCGAGGCCTGGTAGGTGGCGAGCGCCGCCTCCGTGGTCACCAGCGGCCGCGGCAGGCTGAGATACAGCAAGGGGCCCGATCCGGAGAACAACCGTCGCGCCGCGGCGCCGATCCGTTCGGGGGTGAGAGAGGGCGCGATGCGTTCGTAGAAAGCGAGGCGATCGGCGGGGGTGGTGACCACCGAATCGCGGTCGATCGCAGCCACCACGCCCTCGGCCAGCGCCGCACTGGCGCGGGTCGGTGCGGAAGCCACCGCAGCCTGCAGCGCGGTACGGACGCCGACCAGTTCGCGCTCGACCTCGTCAGCGGTGACGCCGTGATCGACCAGCCGGCGCTGTTCATGGTCCATCGTGGTCAGCGCGGAGCGCCAGTCGCCAAGCTTCGCCTCGGCCGACAGGCCGGTGGTGGCGGCGGTGTCTTCCAGTTCGGAGCTGTAGACCCGGGCCGAGATGAAGGGCGGTTTTCCGTCGAGCTGTGCA
Coding sequences within it:
- a CDS encoding RDD family protein, which produces MAKAKKAANMRRPFITPEGVDLQLELATAGARATAFVIDAVLLIVILITASLLLLFLSKGAEVQGVAIIWLIGFFLLRNFWFSLFEMGRRGATPGKWLIGLRVVARDGSRLTGAAVVSRNAMREIEIFLPLSFLVAQGVQGMADTFLTIFALTWSGIFLFFPLFNRDRLRVGDVVAGTWVVEERRTALSYDLVGQSRQVRRQFPEEALAAYGIYELQRLEHVLRAEQPIAIATVAGTIRQKFGIPSDGDDYGFLTDFYAELCARLERGLLFGQRRASKNETAA
- a CDS encoding M16 family metallopeptidase gives rise to the protein MFVKRRVALATLVLLAGTSLSAAPSSRPAAAAAAQSASGWMRGDGLRVDPELKLGTLSNGLRYVIRRNKTPPGVAAVRLRIDTGSLNEADDQRGLAHFLEHMVLNGTQNVPEGEFVRRLERAGLRFGPDTNASTSFGQTVFKLDLPQTDKATLDEAMFLLREVAGRATIDAAALDRERGIILSEERARATPGYRMLVDQLAWLYPGQRLSQRLPIGTTEVIRTAPRQRLLDYYRAWYRPERATLVVVGDVDPADIERRLQTQFGDWKGVGPAGKHVDQGRPAPRSTEGRVFVDPAFAASMTLNWVRPPDLAPDSVAQRTRELEEQLAGTILNRRLEKLAQLDGKPPFISARVYSSELEDTAATTGLSAEAKLGDWRSALTTMDHEQRRLVDHGVTADEVERELVGVRTALQAAVASAPTRASAALAEGVVAAIDRDSVVTTPADRLAFYERIAPSLTPERIGAAARRLFSGSGPLLYLSLPRPLVTTEAALATYQASRKVAVTPPLAQARIDWPYSSFGTAGKIVEQRNFAEVGATHVRFDNGVRLTVRPSAARKEQVLVSVRFGDGRLAMPTDRTSPEWALGNAFTFGGTGKLDADGVNRALTGKLVGASFAVDDDRFVLAGATRPADLPTQMQLLAAYVAEPGWRPLGWERIKAQSASIHDRFESSPGGVLSRDLGFLLRSGDRRWAVPSRIAMRTSTIGDAKTLVDPALRSGRIEIIMAGDITVDQAIAQTAATFGALPARADSNPAPGPMAFPAPPPGGIVTLNHKGREDQAVGMIAWPTTGYSPETRQLARTLTLLGAVFQLRLTDELREKEGVSYAPTAAHGASSTWGRYGYLAAQVEAPPASLSGFFAAAQRIADDLATKPIDDDELARARRPMLAAIERSRDGNGYWMGALEDLENPFTAESIRTQRSDLEAVTPAALKEAAARYLLGPKAFRIQVVKGDTPKSPVPAVVSLSRD
- a CDS encoding S46 family peptidase, giving the protein MRRSNLFLASSFVLLSTMASAEEGMWTFDNFPIAAANRDLGVSIDQKWLDKVRLASVRLGGASGGLVSSEGLILTNEHVASRCVEDLSMPERNYVQTGFTPASRAEERKCPGMVAEVLTNIGDVTQRMQAAGGGLSGDAFTKARDAEAGRIEAEACGSDKTRRCQVVTLYRGGQFKLYTYRRYADVRLAFAPEHRASAFGGDLDNFSFPRFAVDAAFVRIYENDRPVKTPGFLRWNPAPPQENQPVFLSGSPGATQRLLTQAQLGTVQDVTLPLEQLINSELRGRLLRFSHENERNAFIAGQAISGVENTYKRGFGRQQSLIDARFMARRAEAEAAFRAKVQADPALRQSIGDPWTDLANLQPEMVRLYPGYYMLETRAGGGSQLFSWAKDIVRGAQERPKANAERLPEYGDARLAQVENGLLATRPTYPALDEVQLAWWLSKAREILTVDDPRIAPLLGKESPEALAARLARGTRLGDPAVRKALWEGGLPAVQASDDPLIQFLARIQDVTRATRTEYEGKVQAPTDRASEALAKARFAVFGTSLYPDATGTLRLTYGRLKGWTYQGRTVPYATTFGGLWQRATGAEPFDVAPRLLAAKDRIPGATILDVAASTDTIGGSSGSPAINARGEIIGANFDSTVLTQRNAYGYDPEINRSVLVTTSAVTAALRHAYGQGHLLRELGVR
- a CDS encoding Na+/H+ antiporter, whose product is MHPVETLETVLLLLAAAVALHLLAAKMRLPPSAALLLGGGALAFVPGLPAISLDPELILVLFLPPLLFDGAYYTAFGRFRRHLPGILSLAVGTVLFTAVVVAAVAHWLVPTLPLAACLALGAIVSPPDAVAARAVLNRVTLPRRLQALLEGESLLNDATGLVLFRFAVAATLVGSFDTGEAVGNFFILALGGVAVGGAVAAGWMLVLRRLTDDTLVVATSTLLCWAAYLIGETLHVSGVIATVTAGIIFGWFQHSLLPARVRLQGSAFWRTLVFTLEALIFILMGFSLRGVVERIGGFGEVLGTLALPALVITVTVILTRFLWIAGSEALLSGLRASGLRSARPLGWRQAGVLSWAGMRGVVTLAVALSLPASFPERDLMLVTAFAVILVTVVLQGSTLGGVIRLLRPADVDPPAPVALPSAEAAVAQAKFQAAERVAYDGEGQLLHPQLLETYRSRAVGTQRYAADADNFMERIRPHFDLMLGVIASGRAELLRLHRRGEIEDEVLHDLERDLDLEEVGILYQRGDDA